A genomic segment from Maniola hyperantus chromosome 4, iAphHyp1.2, whole genome shotgun sequence encodes:
- the LOC138402296 gene encoding uncharacterized protein — protein sequence MGVVKGVPNDWSEEEVTLLNMSVPLGCGPIIKIRRMKRKIVVNDVNQFINTGTVIVTFDGQILPTRVYMCYTALPVELYIYPTVQCYQCCRFGHVKNQCRSVPKCYKCSQGHSGDTCQVEEEYYRCCLCKGSHQAINKKCLEHNRQRAIKETMSKSCISYIEAIKIHPPVANMSYAEALVSTPVPSSSSQDIHGPQKSKLPSTSNSVPNSYKKTVFIKPRSPSKHSKGYDRFAHSEIIRDPVLPKQKFNFNNNSSENNMNMADIIKILIQLLSQSNIVTPSHVATVIEALYQISNNNGSQSQSDSVELPEPQQ from the coding sequence ATGGGTGTGGTAAAAGGTGTCCCTAATGATTGGTCCGAAGAGGAAGTGACCTTACTCAACATGAGTGTTCCACTTGGTTGCGGACCAATCATTAAAATCAGGAGGatgaaaagaaaaattgtagTGAATGATGTAAACCAATTCATTAACACGGGGACGGTAATAGTTACTTTTGATGGGCAAATACTGCCTACCCGGGTATATATGTGCTACACTGCTTTACCTGTAGAGTTATACATTTACCCCACTGTGCAATGCTACCAGTGTTGCCGTTTTGGACATGTCAAAAATCAGTGCCGGTCAGTGCCAAAGTGTTATAAATGTAGCCAAGGGCATTCTGGCGACACTTGTCAGGTAGAGGAAGAGTATTACCGATGTTGCCTATGCAAAGGTTCCCATCAagccataaataaaaaatgcttagaGCATAACAGACAGAGAGCGATAAAAGAAACCATGAGCAAAAGTTGTATTTCGTATATTGAAGCAATTAAAATACATCCACCAGTTGCAAACATGTCATATGCCGAAGCTTTGGTTTCAACGCCTGTGCCATCCTCTTCATCACAAGATATACATGGTCCCCAAAAATCTAAACTTCCATCTACTTCAAATTCAGTGCCGAATTCGTATAAAAAAACAGTCTTTATAAAGCCAAGATCACCCTCAAAGCATAGCAAAGGCTATGACCGCTTTGCCCACTCAGAAATAATAAGAGATCCTGTTTTACCtaaacaaaagtttaattttaataataatagttctgaaaataacatgaacatggcagacattattaaaatattaattcaattattatcacaatcaaatatagttacaCCGTCCCACGTTGCCACAGTAATTGAAGCCTTATAtcaaatatctaataataatggaTCACAGAGCCAGAGTGATTCAGTGGAATTGCCTGAGCCTCAACAATAG